A stretch of the Uranotaenia lowii strain MFRU-FL chromosome 3, ASM2978415v1, whole genome shotgun sequence genome encodes the following:
- the LOC129757591 gene encoding zinc metalloproteinase nas-14-like: MSIKYILLLTLSTQFLYGVICDYYTPSEEVGKLLEKYDHRNDSRYPFELGLGYYYQGDIMLVPPSKSRVSVSEQYAEQIWPGGRVPYQILGSFTESQLSTINSAIELYNKHTCIRFVEKTDEDQLWIKIVNNRTGCWSYIGRQTDNQYNMINLNTPGCTRTVGTPVHEMMHALGYFHEQARPDRDEYISINRSALMPQYQTDEFYNSNFEKLEANEVETYKIPYDYGSVMHYSKFAGAASREYPVMNNKKPWDGDFGSETGFSENDIKQISLRYKCDTKKKSKKQRKMKNKTNLTNRKLAKGE, encoded by the exons ATGTCAATCAAGTATATTCTTTTGCTCACACTTTCTACACAGTTTCTTTACGGTGTAATATGTGACTATTACACGCCAAGTGAAGAAgttg GAAAACTGTTGGAGAAGTATGACCACAGGAACGACTCTCGGTATCCTTTCGAGCTAGGGCTTGGTTATTACTACCAAGGAGATATAATGTTGGTTCCTCCATCAAAATCGAGAGTCTCCGTTTCTGAACAATACGCTGAACAAATATGGCCTGGAGGCAGAGTTCCATACCAAATTTTAGGAAGTTTTA CCGAAAGTCAATTGAGTACAATCAACAGTGCAATCGAACTCTACAACAAACACACGTGCATCCGTTTCGTTGAAAAGACGGATGAAGATCAACTGTGGATAAAGATCGTTAACAACAGAACTGGATGCTGGTCGTATATTGGCAGGCAAACCGATAACCAGTACAATATGATTAACCTTAACACCCCCGGTTGTACAAGAACGGTCGGTACCCCGGTGCACGAAATGATGCACGCCCTTGGATACTTTCACGAGCAAGCTAGACCAGATCGGGACGAATATATTTCAATCAACAGGAGCGCTCTAATGCCGCAATATCAAA ctGACGAGTTTTACAACTCGAACTTTGAGAAGCTGGAAGCGAATGAAGTTGAAACATACAAAATCCCATATGATTACGGTAGTGTAATGCATTATTCTAAGTTCGCAGGAGCGGCTAGCAGAGAATATCCGGTCATGAACAATAAG AAACCGTGGGATGGAGATTTCGGAAGTGAAACCGGTTTTTCGGAGAACGATATTAAGCAGATATCACTACGGTATAAGTGTGACACCAAGAAAAAGAGtaaaaaacaaaggaaaatgaaaaataaaaccaacttGACCAACAGAAAACTTGCGAAAGGTGAATAA
- the LOC129752748 gene encoding zinc metalloproteinase nas-13-like — MMHALGFYHEFTRPDRDDWVSINRSALHPQYQNDGFFRANFGKFEANDVDTYGIPYNYGSVMHYSKFAGARSNQSPVMNNRQMWNGDFGNESGFSQSDIDAVNIRYNCGSNNKKSRKPKQKQKPKDKTKAATAELTIRG, encoded by the exons ATGATGCACGCACTAGGATTCTATCACGAGTTCACCAGGCCGGATCGGGACGACTGGGTCTCAATCAATCGGAGCGCTCTGCATCCCCAGTATCAAA ACGACGGATTTTTCAGGGCCAATTTTGGCAAATTCGAAGCAAACGATGTGGACACCTACGGAATTCCTTACAACTACGGAAGCGTGAtgcattattcaaaatttgctgGAGCTCGAAGCAATCAAAGTCCAGTCATGAACAACAGG CAAATGTGGAATGGCGATTTCGGAAACGAAAGTGGATTTTCTCAATCTGACATAGATGCGGTCaatatccggtacaactgtggatctaataataaaaaatccagGAAGccgaaacagaaacagaaaccaaaggATAAAACTAAAGCGGCAACAGCAGAGCTCACAATACGTGGATAA